The Thermoleophilum album genome contains a region encoding:
- the uvrC gene encoding excinuclease ABC subunit UvrC, translated as MDTARAAQEQVEEQRRSLPDAPGVYLFRDERGRVIYVGKARSLRKRVNSHFSRRGRGTRSLADAVAEIEFLVTDTEAEALLAEQRFIKLHRPIYNVRLRDDKSYPFIAISLDEEFPRVYFTRERHRPGRIYFGPFSNARKVRETLDLLGRIFQFRTCEGERPGRASGSPCLDYHIERCQAPCVGYVSAAEYRRSIEAIIDFLSGRYRAVERELEEEMQRAAARQEFERAARLRDRLQAVRALLERQRIANAAVGDVDVVAVAVSGTDANAQIFRVRDGVLADRQSFYLDNPAQRTAPEVAEEFLLQYYEGALSVPPEVVVQAGVASIGEIAEALARKRGARVEVRVAERGDKRRILELALRNAELALSQDRLRAQRRRSHRIETLERLRSALRLERLPMRIEAVDISNLMHAHTVAALVVFEGALPKKAHYRRFAVREVVQDDFAAIAQVLRRRVEERRRQLALSPHDPERDPSFAATPDLILIDGGRGQLSAGLTELDELRAAGVAVCALAKRLEEIYLPGAEEPIRLDRSSPELQLLQRIRDEAHRFALDYHRRRRTRDLRRSLLDELPGIGPARKRAILRHFGSPERVLEATREELEAVPGLPPKIARRIHEQLHKVR; from the coding sequence TTGGACACCGCCCGCGCCGCGCAGGAACAGGTAGAGGAGCAGCGCCGGAGCCTTCCCGACGCGCCGGGCGTGTACCTGTTCCGCGACGAGCGCGGGCGGGTGATCTACGTCGGCAAGGCGCGCTCGCTGCGCAAGCGCGTCAACTCGCACTTCTCGCGCCGCGGTCGCGGCACGCGGTCACTAGCGGACGCCGTCGCGGAGATCGAGTTCCTGGTCACCGACACCGAGGCCGAAGCGCTGCTCGCCGAGCAGCGCTTCATCAAGCTGCATCGGCCGATCTACAACGTCCGCCTGCGCGACGACAAGTCGTACCCGTTCATCGCGATCTCCCTCGATGAGGAGTTCCCGCGCGTCTACTTCACCCGCGAGCGACACCGGCCGGGCCGCATCTACTTCGGACCCTTCTCGAACGCCCGCAAAGTGCGCGAGACGCTGGACCTGCTGGGACGGATCTTCCAGTTCCGGACCTGCGAGGGCGAGCGTCCGGGGCGGGCTTCCGGTAGCCCCTGCCTCGACTACCACATCGAGCGCTGCCAAGCGCCCTGTGTGGGCTACGTCAGCGCGGCCGAATACCGGCGTTCGATCGAGGCGATCATCGACTTCCTGTCGGGTCGTTACCGCGCCGTCGAGCGGGAGCTCGAGGAGGAGATGCAGCGCGCTGCGGCCCGCCAGGAGTTCGAGCGTGCGGCGCGGCTGCGTGACCGGCTGCAGGCGGTGCGAGCGCTGCTCGAGCGCCAGCGGATCGCCAACGCCGCGGTGGGCGACGTCGACGTGGTCGCGGTCGCGGTGTCCGGCACCGACGCCAACGCGCAGATCTTCCGTGTCCGCGATGGCGTGCTCGCCGACCGCCAGAGCTTCTATCTCGACAATCCCGCGCAGCGCACCGCGCCCGAGGTCGCCGAGGAGTTCCTGCTCCAGTACTACGAAGGCGCGCTCTCGGTGCCCCCCGAGGTGGTCGTACAAGCGGGCGTCGCGAGTATCGGCGAGATCGCCGAGGCGCTCGCGCGCAAACGGGGGGCGCGCGTCGAGGTGCGGGTTGCCGAGCGCGGCGACAAGCGTCGCATCCTGGAACTAGCGCTGCGCAACGCGGAGCTCGCGCTCAGCCAAGATCGCCTGCGCGCACAGCGGCGCCGCAGCCACCGCATCGAGACACTCGAGCGCTTGCGCAGCGCGCTGCGGCTCGAGCGGCTGCCGATGCGGATCGAGGCGGTCGACATCTCCAACTTGATGCACGCGCACACCGTCGCGGCGCTGGTCGTCTTCGAGGGGGCGCTGCCCAAAAAGGCTCACTATCGGCGCTTCGCCGTACGCGAGGTGGTGCAGGACGACTTCGCCGCGATCGCCCAAGTGCTACGCCGGCGAGTAGAGGAGCGTCGGCGTCAGCTGGCGCTGTCGCCGCACGATCCCGAGCGCGACCCGAGCTTCGCCGCCACGCCCGATCTCATCCTGATCGACGGCGGACGCGGCCAGCTCTCGGCGGGACTCACGGAGCTCGACGAGCTGCGAGCCGCTGGGGTGGCCGTCTGCGCGCTCGCCAAGCGCCTCGAGGAGATCTACCTGCCCGGTGCCGAAGAGCCGATCCGCCTTGACCGCTCGAGTCCCGAGCTGCAGTTGCTGCAGCGAATCCGTGACGAGGCGCACCGCTTCGCGCTCGACTACCACCGTCGGCGACGGACACGTGACCTTCGGCGCTCCCTGCTCGACGAGCTGCCGGGCATCGGTCCGGCGCGCAAGCGCGCGATTCTGCGGCACTTCGGCTCGCCCGAGCGGGTGCTCGAAGCTACGCGCGAAGAGCTCGAGGCGGTTCCCGGCCTGCCACCCAAGATCGCGCGCCGCATCCACGAGCAACTCCACAAGGTCCGATGA
- a CDS encoding SDR family NAD(P)-dependent oxidoreductase, which translates to MDLELRGKVCVVTGASRGIGFACARLLAAEGARVVMIARDRQRLRRAADEVGGSALALPLDVTDPDAPRQLRSFLERGRLRPWGLVNGAGTTRARPLEELPDEAWDEQWRLHVLAPMRLMRELCPAMANGGGGRVVNLGSSAGRRPSSTLDMSYSVTKAAQHSLSRAFADRFAARGVLVNVVAPGPVAGDLWEARGGLAEELAARLGTTSTEVLAATSSRIPTGRMTTPHEVALLVALLLSPRFGNATGAVFPVDGGAVPAF; encoded by the coding sequence ATGGATCTCGAATTGCGCGGAAAGGTTTGCGTGGTGACCGGCGCGAGTCGGGGAATCGGTTTCGCCTGCGCGCGTCTTTTGGCGGCCGAAGGTGCGCGGGTGGTGATGATCGCGCGCGACCGGCAGCGGTTACGGCGAGCGGCCGACGAGGTTGGCGGCTCTGCCCTCGCGCTACCCCTCGACGTCACCGATCCCGATGCGCCCCGACAGCTACGGTCTTTCTTGGAACGAGGCCGGCTGCGCCCGTGGGGTCTCGTGAACGGCGCCGGCACGACCCGCGCACGGCCGCTCGAAGAGTTGCCGGACGAGGCTTGGGACGAGCAGTGGCGGCTGCACGTGTTAGCCCCGATGCGGCTGATGCGGGAACTGTGTCCGGCGATGGCCAATGGGGGCGGCGGCCGCGTGGTGAACCTCGGCTCATCGGCCGGCCGACGACCGTCGAGCACGCTCGACATGAGCTACTCGGTAACGAAAGCCGCTCAACACTCGCTCTCGCGCGCTTTCGCCGACCGTTTCGCGGCCCGCGGCGTGCTCGTCAACGTCGTGGCACCGGGGCCAGTCGCCGGGGATTTGTGGGAGGCGCGCGGTGGGCTGGCCGAGGAGTTGGCAGCGCGCCTCGGCACCACGTCGACGGAGGTGCTGGCGGCCACGAGCTCCCGCATCCCGACCGGCCGCATGACCACGCCCCACGAGGTCGCACTGCTCGTGGCGCTGCTTTTGTCACCGCGTTTCGGCAACGCCACGGGTGCCGTTTTCCCGGTCGACGGCGGGGCCGTGCCGGCGTTCTGA
- a CDS encoding Spy0128 family protein: MGTARPATIRRALALVAASVAGAAAVVGNAAFGNFSAQTQNGGNQIATKPDFRAPQVVRAAVAKTVGFDPDFVRQGGSYYVYAQVSDLGNPPSGTASVTANVSSLTSGHSAVPLVAGSYAVGGQTYNYRSNALAAANPLAAGTYAFTIATADNAGNAATSTPYSVTVDNTQPQASDVQTQNLGATPCRAESGDTVTFTYSEPIDPQSILAGWDGSPTTVTVRIANAGTGDQLTVRNQANTTQLPIANTLNLGRTDYVTATRDFTNSTMQRSGNAIVVKLGTPSGAVSTAAGSGTMTWTVPTTGAYDRAGNNIMTGIRSEQGGADCEF; this comes from the coding sequence ATGGGCACCGCCCGGCCAGCGACGATCCGCCGCGCGCTCGCGCTAGTCGCCGCCTCGGTGGCGGGCGCGGCAGCCGTCGTCGGCAACGCCGCCTTCGGCAACTTCTCCGCGCAAACCCAGAACGGCGGCAACCAGATCGCGACCAAGCCCGACTTCCGCGCGCCACAAGTAGTGCGGGCGGCGGTCGCGAAAACCGTCGGCTTCGATCCCGACTTCGTTCGCCAGGGCGGCAGCTACTACGTCTACGCACAGGTCAGTGATCTCGGCAATCCGCCGAGTGGCACCGCCTCGGTTACCGCCAACGTCTCCTCGCTCACGAGCGGCCACAGCGCCGTCCCGCTGGTTGCCGGCAGCTACGCGGTCGGCGGCCAGACCTACAACTACCGGTCGAACGCACTGGCGGCCGCGAACCCTTTGGCCGCGGGCACCTACGCGTTCACCATCGCCACCGCCGACAACGCCGGCAACGCCGCGACCTCGACGCCTTACAGCGTCACCGTCGACAACACGCAGCCCCAGGCGAGCGACGTGCAAACGCAGAACTTGGGCGCTACCCCTTGCCGAGCGGAGAGCGGCGACACCGTCACCTTCACCTACAGCGAGCCGATCGACCCGCAGTCGATCCTCGCCGGCTGGGACGGCTCGCCGACCACCGTCACGGTGCGCATCGCCAACGCCGGAACCGGCGACCAGCTCACCGTCCGTAACCAGGCGAACACCACACAGCTTCCGATCGCCAACACCCTGAACCTCGGTCGCACCGACTACGTGACGGCGACCCGCGACTTTACGAACTCGACGATGCAGCGCTCCGGCAACGCGATCGTCGTCAAGCTCGGCACCCCGAGCGGGGCCGTCAGCACCGCCGCCGGCAGCGGAACGATGACCTGGACGGTGCCGACGACCGGCGCCTACGACCGTGCCGGCAACAACATCATGACCGGCATCCGCAGCGAGCAAGGAGGCGCCGATTGCGAGTTCTGA
- a CDS encoding signal peptidase I, with protein MSRTVASAAVPVDRSRRSLGRAPLTLGGWFIGGFLAGLLALLALPLPFGWRPLTEMSDSMRPLLRAGDIVVVAPLAPTRARVGDVVAFSDPLGSGRTITHRVLSVRISGDRVRFVTRGDANSSVERWSVATDGRLGRVVFRLPRLGALLAPLGTRSGRLLLVALPLALLCLLELWRIWRPVATAEG; from the coding sequence GTGAGCCGCACTGTCGCGAGCGCCGCGGTGCCGGTCGATCGATCGCGCAGGTCGCTCGGGCGCGCGCCGCTCACGCTCGGTGGCTGGTTCATTGGCGGCTTTTTGGCGGGTCTGCTCGCGCTTCTCGCCCTGCCCCTGCCCTTCGGCTGGCGGCCGCTGACGGAGATGAGCGACAGCATGCGCCCCTTGCTGCGCGCCGGCGACATCGTGGTGGTCGCGCCGCTCGCGCCGACCCGCGCCCGGGTGGGTGACGTGGTCGCCTTCAGCGATCCTCTCGGCAGTGGACGCACGATCACCCATCGGGTGTTGTCGGTGCGAATCAGCGGCGACCGCGTCCGCTTCGTAACCCGAGGCGACGCCAACAGTTCGGTAGAGCGCTGGTCGGTGGCGACCGACGGGCGCCTTGGCCGCGTGGTCTTTCGTTTGCCGCGCCTGGGGGCGTTGTTGGCACCACTGGGTACGCGAAGCGGCCGGCTGTTGCTAGTCGCGCTGCCGCTTGCGCTGCTCTGTTTGCTCGAGCTTTGGCGGATTTGGCGCCCGGTGGCGACGGCGGAGGGGTGA
- a CDS encoding glycosyltransferase family 4 protein: MPERSRESSLRERAEAARRAVMALAFFPRGGSAQVARYLTRGLGACGWQTTIVCGSLGRPGEPSHAETFYAGLDVRAVDFTAARDAPDPLHAEPPFQPSFEDRPGAPDRVYASVDDETFERLVALWSNQLEAADADHADILHLHHLTPIHEAAIRRFPNVPRIGHIHGTELAMLDRIREGAPPTWTYAERWAQRMRRWAQACERLLVLSPEAVRRVPAELGVEPERVVWAPNGFDPEAFDRRPLPADERIKLWRRWLVEEPRGWDESGRPGSAAYREEDLAPFRAGGPTFVFVGRFTAMKRVPLLVRAHARALAELERPAPLVIIGGFPGEWEGEHPLAAIRETGNRYAFLAGWHGHEELPQALNAADVFVLPSVREEFGAVIVEAMACGLPPIVVNAYGPAEIVEDGVTGWLVPPDDEQALARAMVAAARDEHERRARAERAYRVARARYGWPALAQGLARVYEDVVLGRPAREGAQTLIAAGSADA; encoded by the coding sequence GTGCCAGAACGATCACGCGAGAGCTCCCTGCGCGAGCGCGCGGAAGCGGCCCGTCGAGCCGTGATGGCTTTGGCTTTCTTCCCGCGCGGTGGCTCGGCGCAGGTGGCGCGTTACCTCACACGCGGCCTGGGCGCCTGCGGTTGGCAAACCACGATCGTCTGCGGGTCGCTCGGGCGGCCGGGGGAACCGTCGCATGCCGAGACGTTTTACGCGGGGCTCGACGTGCGCGCCGTCGATTTCACGGCCGCGCGCGACGCGCCCGACCCGCTGCACGCGGAGCCGCCGTTCCAGCCCTCCTTCGAGGACCGGCCGGGCGCTCCCGACCGTGTCTACGCGAGCGTCGACGACGAGACCTTTGAGCGACTCGTGGCCCTCTGGTCGAACCAACTGGAGGCCGCCGACGCGGACCACGCCGACATCCTCCACTTGCACCATCTGACGCCGATCCACGAGGCGGCGATCCGTCGCTTTCCGAACGTCCCGCGGATCGGCCACATCCACGGCACCGAGCTGGCGATGCTCGACCGCATCCGTGAGGGTGCCCCGCCAACCTGGACCTACGCCGAGCGCTGGGCGCAGCGCATGCGGCGTTGGGCGCAAGCGTGCGAGCGACTGCTGGTGCTATCCCCCGAAGCCGTGCGCCGGGTCCCCGCTGAGCTCGGGGTCGAGCCTGAGCGGGTCGTTTGGGCACCCAACGGCTTCGATCCCGAAGCGTTCGACCGGCGCCCGCTCCCGGCGGACGAGCGGATCAAGCTGTGGCGACGCTGGCTGGTGGAGGAGCCACGCGGCTGGGACGAGTCGGGCCGTCCCGGGTCGGCTGCCTACCGGGAGGAAGACCTGGCGCCTTTCCGCGCGGGCGGACCGACCTTCGTTTTCGTTGGCCGTTTCACGGCGATGAAGCGCGTCCCGCTACTGGTGCGAGCGCACGCGCGTGCTCTCGCCGAGCTCGAGCGACCGGCGCCGCTCGTGATCATCGGTGGTTTCCCTGGCGAATGGGAGGGCGAGCATCCGCTGGCGGCAATTCGCGAGACCGGCAACCGCTACGCGTTCCTCGCTGGCTGGCACGGGCACGAAGAGCTGCCGCAAGCGCTGAATGCGGCCGACGTTTTTGTGCTGCCGTCGGTTCGCGAGGAGTTTGGTGCGGTAATCGTGGAGGCGATGGCCTGTGGGCTGCCGCCGATCGTAGTGAACGCCTACGGGCCCGCGGAGATCGTCGAGGATGGGGTGACCGGATGGCTCGTGCCTCCCGACGACGAGCAGGCACTGGCGCGCGCGATGGTGGCGGCGGCGCGCGACGAACACGAGCGGCGGGCGCGCGCAGAGCGGGCCTATCGGGTGGCGCGGGCGCGCTACGGCTGGCCGGCGCTGGCGCAGGGGTTAGCTCGCGTGTACGAGGACGTGGTCCTAGGGCGGCCGGCGCGGGAGGGTGCGCAGACGCTCATCGCAGCCGGTTCCGCAGACGCCTGA
- a CDS encoding crotonase/enoyl-CoA hydratase family protein, which produces MAVRYERQGPAAVVTIDRPERRNAIDGETAEALARALERFERDDAFVMILTGAGSEAFCAGADLKSFETLAGRIADPGGPLGFTHRTARKPTIAAISGWCVAGGLELAAWCDLRIATVDARFGCTERRFGVPLVDGGTQRLPRLIGLGPALDLILTGRVIDARRALELGLVSEVVESGRHLARALEVAELIARFPRRALLGDREAALRAHDLTLTEGIELERRLGERALSEAADGAKRFAAGAGRHAEDV; this is translated from the coding sequence ATGGCGGTCCGATACGAGCGTCAGGGGCCGGCCGCCGTCGTCACGATCGACCGTCCGGAGCGGCGCAACGCGATCGATGGGGAGACCGCGGAGGCGCTAGCTCGGGCGCTCGAGCGGTTCGAGCGCGATGACGCCTTCGTGATGATCCTGACCGGCGCTGGCAGCGAAGCGTTCTGCGCGGGCGCGGACCTCAAATCTTTCGAGACGCTGGCAGGACGGATCGCTGACCCAGGCGGCCCCCTCGGCTTTACCCACCGCACGGCTCGGAAACCGACCATCGCCGCGATCTCCGGCTGGTGCGTAGCCGGCGGCCTCGAGCTGGCCGCTTGGTGCGATCTGCGTATCGCGACCGTCGATGCCCGCTTCGGCTGCACCGAGCGGCGCTTCGGTGTGCCGCTCGTCGACGGCGGCACGCAACGCCTGCCGCGGCTGATCGGTCTCGGGCCGGCGCTCGACCTGATCCTGACCGGCCGGGTGATCGACGCCCGCCGTGCGCTCGAGCTTGGTCTCGTTAGCGAGGTCGTAGAGAGCGGCCGGCATCTTGCGCGCGCTCTCGAGGTCGCCGAGCTGATCGCCCGCTTCCCACGCCGCGCCTTGCTCGGCGACCGCGAGGCGGCACTACGCGCACACGACCTCACGCTCACCGAGGGCATAGAACTGGAGCGACGCCTCGGTGAGCGCGCGCTGAGCGAGGCCGCCGACGGCGCCAAGCGCTTCGCGGCTGGCGCCGGAAGGCACGCGGAGGACGTGTAG
- a CDS encoding undecaprenyl-diphosphate phosphatase, with translation MSTIEAIVLGIVQGLTEFLPISSTAHLRIVPAFAGWGDPGAAFTAVVQLGTTVAVVLYFRRELWRVARAWLASVRRRDLAPVDLDARLGWFLIVATVPISIFGLAFQHAIETQARNLYLIAGALIVVGFGMLAAERVATRQRPLSDVRLRDAVTVGFAQALALVPGVSRSGSTISAGLLLGLERAAAARFSFLLSIPAIVLSGLFELHKLLDGSAHQTASAGAVVIATGLAFVTGYASIAFLLRYLQTHTMFAFVVYRVALGAAVLALATAGLIS, from the coding sequence ATGTCGACGATCGAAGCGATTGTGCTCGGCATCGTGCAAGGGCTCACCGAATTCTTGCCGATCTCGAGCACCGCGCATCTACGCATCGTGCCGGCGTTTGCGGGGTGGGGAGACCCCGGTGCCGCGTTTACGGCCGTCGTCCAGTTGGGCACGACCGTGGCCGTGGTCCTTTACTTCCGACGTGAGCTTTGGCGAGTAGCGCGCGCCTGGCTAGCCAGCGTGCGTCGACGCGACCTCGCGCCGGTCGATCTCGACGCTCGGCTCGGTTGGTTCTTGATCGTGGCAACCGTGCCGATCTCGATCTTCGGCCTGGCCTTTCAGCACGCGATCGAGACGCAAGCGCGCAACCTGTACCTGATCGCCGGTGCGCTGATCGTCGTCGGCTTCGGGATGCTCGCTGCCGAGCGCGTCGCCACGCGTCAGCGTCCGCTCAGCGATGTGCGGCTGCGCGACGCCGTGACCGTCGGCTTCGCTCAGGCCTTGGCGCTAGTGCCGGGGGTTTCGCGCTCCGGGTCGACGATCTCGGCGGGACTGTTGCTCGGACTCGAACGGGCTGCTGCCGCACGCTTCTCGTTCCTGCTTTCGATCCCTGCGATCGTGCTCAGCGGTTTGTTCGAGCTACACAAGCTGCTCGACGGCAGCGCCCACCAAACCGCGAGCGCGGGAGCCGTGGTGATCGCTACCGGCCTGGCGTTCGTCACGGGCTACGCCTCGATCGCGTTCTTGCTTCGTTATCTGCAGACGCACACGATGTTCGCGTTCGTCGTCTACCGCGTCGCGCTGGGAGCAGCGGTTCTAGCGCTGGCCACCGCCGGTCTGATCTCCTGA
- a CDS encoding transglycosylase SLT domain-containing protein → MGMRNGRRMGVDLSRAYRRREGARSTRPLPGFAGERAQALPFTLGLVVVVAGLTVAFSAFASALLGKGRLQRATDLAALSAARAMAANYQRLFTPPTLADGRPNPAHLDEPEYRALAAQAARKTLAANGVRWQRARVAFGPGFATTQVTVAVADSVETPIARKRAGDPRLRAEVRAVAELVTAGDATVAADAVAAGGGYGGPLAYRQGKGMRPEVARAFDRMAAAAWREAHLALAITSAYRSDAEQARLYAANPNPRWVAPPGTSLHRYGTELDLGPPAAWPWLARNARRFGFIKRYAWEAWHFGFGPNPRDREHPAQYERGSWEPPGGDHSRITSGLPAFVPAHLEAPIARAAQRWNVSSALLAAQLYAESGFNPFARSTAGALGIAQFMPATARAYGLRDPFDPWQAIDAQAHLMRDLLDRYGGKLALALAAYNAGPAAVDRYGGVPPFVETRAYVARILGLLGGVGEISSQRLAIALAA, encoded by the coding sequence ATGGGCATGCGTAACGGTCGCCGCATGGGCGTAGACCTCTCGCGTGCGTACCGGCGCCGCGAGGGCGCACGTTCGACGCGCCCGCTCCCGGGCTTCGCTGGCGAGCGCGCGCAAGCGCTCCCCTTCACGCTCGGGCTAGTCGTGGTCGTGGCCGGTCTCACCGTCGCCTTCTCGGCGTTCGCTTCAGCACTGCTCGGGAAGGGGCGTTTGCAAAGGGCCACCGATCTCGCTGCGCTCAGTGCGGCCCGCGCGATGGCGGCGAACTACCAGCGCCTCTTCACGCCACCGACACTCGCCGACGGGAGGCCGAATCCCGCGCACCTCGACGAGCCCGAATACCGTGCGCTCGCCGCGCAAGCAGCTCGCAAAACGCTTGCTGCCAACGGTGTGCGCTGGCAGCGGGCGCGTGTCGCCTTCGGCCCGGGTTTCGCCACCACCCAGGTGACCGTGGCCGTCGCTGACAGCGTGGAGACGCCGATTGCCCGCAAGCGCGCCGGCGACCCGCGGCTCCGCGCCGAGGTGCGCGCCGTCGCCGAGCTCGTGACGGCGGGCGACGCGACCGTCGCCGCAGACGCGGTGGCGGCTGGGGGTGGCTACGGTGGACCCCTCGCCTATCGCCAGGGAAAAGGCATGCGCCCTGAAGTAGCGCGAGCCTTCGACCGGATGGCGGCGGCCGCCTGGCGCGAGGCACACCTGGCGCTTGCGATCACCAGTGCCTACCGCTCCGACGCGGAGCAGGCACGGCTGTATGCAGCCAACCCGAACCCACGGTGGGTGGCACCGCCCGGCACGAGCCTCCATCGCTACGGCACCGAGCTCGATCTCGGACCACCCGCGGCCTGGCCCTGGCTAGCACGCAACGCCCGTCGTTTCGGTTTCATCAAGCGTTACGCGTGGGAGGCCTGGCACTTCGGCTTTGGCCCGAACCCCCGCGACCGCGAGCACCCCGCCCAGTACGAGCGCGGCTCCTGGGAGCCGCCCGGCGGCGATCACTCGCGGATCACGAGTGGCCTGCCGGCCTTCGTCCCTGCGCACCTCGAAGCACCGATCGCTCGGGCCGCCCAGCGCTGGAACGTGTCTTCTGCGCTGCTCGCCGCACAGCTCTACGCCGAGTCAGGATTCAACCCCTTCGCGCGCAGTACCGCCGGCGCGCTGGGCATCGCCCAATTCATGCCGGCAACCGCCCGCGCCTACGGCTTGCGCGATCCCTTCGACCCCTGGCAGGCGATCGACGCGCAAGCCCACTTGATGCGCGACCTCTTGGACCGCTACGGCGGCAAGCTGGCACTCGCGCTCGCTGCCTACAACGCCGGGCCCGCCGCAGTAGATCGATACGGTGGCGTCCCGCCGTTTGTCGAGACGCGCGCGTACGTCGCCCGCATCCTCGGGCTCCTTGGCGGAGTCGGCGAGATCTCCAGCCAACGATTGGCGATCGCGCTCGCCGCCTAG
- a CDS encoding GGDEF domain-containing protein: MADDGEDGTDATAGASVRRVAQEVERGAGAELSAQGWRLAEERRLAMRVAGALWCVGGATILLVGLAVYWQPEVHRLALAAGSACLAWGALCLFTLQGERVREWVWHVPGLSALALTGYVGLVVGPGSPFRFYALFILLYIAYFFPWRQARFYFPIALAAYLAPLVAEHFGWLASLRVVGTGGAEERELVGEAAVLLPLFCAWALLAARARDAARAWRERERLRALTDYLTGLGNRRAMLARLERELAHANEWRGTGLIVIDLDSFKQFNTKFGYLIGDRVIRGAAARLRAVIREHDLLVRLGGDEFAIVVSRADPPLVERIARRAVAAVPTRARDLGIPEAAEMALGASAGGAIAPQDGRKPEDLIAAADARLRAAKAAGKGTAIGPLSASG; this comes from the coding sequence GTGGCGGACGACGGAGAAGATGGCACCGACGCCACCGCTGGCGCTAGCGTCCGACGCGTAGCTCAGGAGGTCGAAAGAGGCGCGGGCGCCGAGCTATCGGCGCAGGGGTGGCGGTTAGCCGAGGAGCGTCGGCTCGCGATGCGCGTGGCCGGCGCGCTCTGGTGCGTGGGGGGAGCGACGATCCTGCTGGTCGGGCTCGCCGTCTACTGGCAGCCGGAGGTGCACCGGCTAGCGCTCGCTGCAGGCAGCGCCTGCCTTGCCTGGGGGGCGCTTTGCCTGTTCACGCTCCAAGGGGAGCGTGTTCGCGAATGGGTGTGGCACGTTCCGGGGCTTAGCGCCTTGGCCCTGACCGGCTACGTGGGCCTCGTCGTCGGGCCGGGCTCGCCCTTTCGTTTCTACGCGCTCTTCATCCTCCTGTACATCGCTTACTTCTTCCCCTGGCGGCAGGCTCGCTTCTACTTTCCGATCGCGCTCGCGGCTTACCTGGCACCGCTGGTCGCCGAGCACTTCGGTTGGTTAGCGAGCTTGCGCGTAGTCGGTACGGGCGGGGCCGAAGAGCGGGAGCTGGTCGGCGAGGCTGCGGTGCTGTTGCCGCTTTTCTGCGCTTGGGCCCTATTGGCGGCGCGGGCGCGCGACGCCGCTCGCGCCTGGCGTGAGCGCGAGCGCCTGCGCGCCTTGACCGACTACCTCACTGGTCTCGGGAACCGGCGCGCCATGCTCGCACGCCTGGAGCGCGAGCTCGCGCACGCCAACGAGTGGCGGGGGACCGGACTGATCGTGATCGACCTCGACAGCTTCAAGCAGTTCAACACGAAGTTCGGGTACCTCATCGGCGACCGCGTGATCCGCGGGGCGGCGGCGCGGCTGCGCGCGGTGATCCGCGAACACGACCTGCTGGTGCGCCTCGGCGGTGACGAGTTCGCGATCGTCGTAAGCCGCGCCGACCCTCCGCTGGTCGAACGGATCGCGCGGCGTGCGGTCGCGGCGGTACCAACGCGAGCCCGCGACCTCGGTATCCCGGAAGCCGCGGAGATGGCCCTCGGAGCTAGTGCCGGAGGCGCCATCGCGCCGCAGGACGGACGCAAGCCGGAGGACCTGATCGCGGCCGCCGACGCACGCCTGCGGGCGGCCAAGGCGGCCGGCAAGGGCACGGCGATCGGCCCCCTTTCAGCATCCGGTTAG
- a CDS encoding MaoC family dehydratase, with product MTQVTVNGVEDVKALVGQTIGPSDWRPVTQEMIDTFADLTGDHQWIHVDRERAKRESPFGTTIAHGNLTLSLIDGFRSQLVALEGFRMAINYGWNKVRFPAPVPSGARIRVSCQTVEFEEVGNGWWQLVQRFTVEVEGSKKPACVADSVVRLLA from the coding sequence ATGACACAGGTCACGGTCAACGGAGTTGAGGACGTCAAGGCGCTGGTTGGGCAGACGATCGGGCCGAGCGACTGGCGCCCCGTAACGCAGGAGATGATTGACACGTTCGCGGATCTCACCGGTGACCACCAGTGGATTCACGTGGACCGCGAGCGCGCTAAGCGCGAGAGCCCCTTCGGTACGACGATCGCCCACGGCAACCTCACGCTCTCGCTGATCGACGGCTTCCGCTCCCAACTGGTCGCGCTTGAGGGTTTCCGGATGGCGATCAACTACGGCTGGAACAAGGTCCGCTTCCCGGCTCCGGTGCCGTCGGGCGCGCGCATTCGTGTCTCCTGCCAGACGGTCGAGTTCGAAGAGGTTGGAAACGGCTGGTGGCAACTCGTGCAGCGCTTCACGGTTGAGGTCGAGGGCTCCAAGAAGCCGGCCTGCGTCGCTGACTCGGTGGTGCGGCTGCTCGCTTGA